One genomic segment of Ipomoea triloba cultivar NCNSP0323 chromosome 9, ASM357664v1 includes these proteins:
- the LOC116029592 gene encoding uncharacterized protein LOC116029592: MLNLIYRRVEVSPEYPVCGGANEYVIHVFLDCPMAHEVWRVSGLNVHTASHASFVAWLHDVFMLFMIKQINMVAAILVGLWQARNKALWNGAITKPHGVWRAAVSSLQHWAQTCDAVEVGGVSHAGSMPHVNSVASLVCRVDAGIDFAMGRVLFGAYLAISEEGFITAINGTLDCILDPLLA; this comes from the coding sequence ATGTTGAACTTGATTTATAGACGAGTTGAGGTCTCTCCGGAGTACCCAGTTTGTGGAGGAGCGAATGAATATGTTATTCATGTTTTTTTGGACTGCCCTATGGCGCATGAGGTTTGGCGCGTTTCTGGTCTGAATGTTCACACTGCTAGTCATGCCTCCTTTGTGGCTTGGCTTCATGATGTTTTCATGCTGTTTATGATTAAGCAGATTAATATGGTGGCGGCTATTCTAGTTGGTTTGTGGCAGGCGCGCAATAAAGCCCTATGGAATGGGGCGATAACCAAGCCACATGGCGTGTGGAGGGCAGCTGTGTCATCGCTACAACATTGGGCTCAGACATGTGATGCTGTGGAGGTTGGTGGTGTGTCTCACGCTGGTAGTATGCCTCATGTGAATAGCGTTGCTAGCTTGGTGTGTAGGGTGGATGCAGGCATTGATTTTGCGATGGGTAGAGTCTTGTTTGGAGCTTATTTGGCCATCAGTGAAGAGGGTTTTATAACTGCTATTAATGGTACTTTGGACTGTATTCTTGATCCCCTCTTGGCCTAA